In Sulfurimonas hongkongensis, a single genomic region encodes these proteins:
- the ftsY gene encoding signal recognition particle-docking protein FtsY: protein MFGFIKNSLSKTADAIKSVVPKKKLTFSKDEIEDILLEADVEYELIEKILNETYQEKITRDILRSKLLATLAYTSYKEPEFTAPFVELIVGVNGAGKTTTISKLALKYKNEGKKVILGAGDTFRAAAIEQLTLWAKKIGVSIVASAQGHDSSAVAYDTIDSAKSKNFDNVIIDTAGRLHTQTNLANELKKIKRICDKAHPSSPHRTILVLDGTQGNSAISQAKAFNEMIGVDGIIITKLDGTAKGGSVFSIAYALELPILFVGTGEKSEDFIPFDKYEFVDTLLDAIFVEETA from the coding sequence ATGTTTGGCTTTATCAAGAACTCTCTATCTAAGACTGCTGATGCCATAAAAAGCGTAGTACCAAAGAAAAAATTAACTTTTTCAAAAGATGAGATAGAAGATATTTTGCTTGAAGCTGATGTTGAGTACGAGCTAATAGAGAAAATTCTAAATGAAACCTATCAAGAGAAAATAACAAGAGATATACTCCGCTCAAAACTCCTAGCAACCCTTGCATACACAAGTTACAAAGAGCCAGAATTTACGGCTCCTTTTGTTGAACTTATAGTTGGAGTAAATGGTGCAGGAAAAACAACAACCATCTCAAAGCTAGCCCTTAAATACAAAAACGAAGGCAAAAAAGTTATCCTCGGTGCTGGTGATACTTTTCGTGCAGCTGCGATTGAACAACTAACTCTTTGGGCAAAAAAGATAGGTGTTTCTATAGTTGCATCTGCTCAAGGGCATGATTCTTCGGCAGTAGCCTACGACACTATAGACTCTGCAAAGTCCAAAAATTTTGACAATGTTATCATCGATACAGCGGGGAGACTTCACACTCAAACAAACCTGGCAAATGAGCTTAAAAAGATAAAAAGAATCTGCGATAAAGCTCACCCTTCTTCGCCGCATAGAACCATCTTAGTGCTTGATGGAACGCAAGGAAACTCCGCTATTTCACAAGCAAAAGCGTTTAATGAGATGATAGGCGTAGATGGCATCATCATCACAAAGCTAGATGGAACAGCAAAAGGTGGCTCTGTTTTCTCCATAGCTTATGCACTAGAACTTCCTATTTTGTTTGTTGGAACTGGTGAGAAGAGTGAAGATTTCATTCCATTTGACAAGTATGAGTTTGTAGATACTCTTTTAGATGCTATTTTTGTAGAAGAAACTGCATAG
- a CDS encoding competence/damage-inducible protein A: protein MNFYTLIIGTEILNARREDKHFKFVRDELKKYGHELFATFIVRDELKLLQNCFELIKSDKESVMFSFGGIGCTPDDLTREIAADIFTSKPVVRHKEFEKDILDRFGERAYPHRVHMADLPENSKLLFNPVNNMSGFSLEDRFFFTPGFPEMAHPMISDVISKFFSKSALKYRLTLLAKTSEETLISQMSLIPAHIELSSLPIFIDKKPNVELSLSGYDENEVREYFTMFEEELKKHNIEYRLL, encoded by the coding sequence ATGAATTTTTATACACTTATTATTGGAACTGAGATACTTAACGCTAGAAGAGAGGATAAACACTTTAAATTTGTCCGTGATGAATTAAAAAAATATGGACATGAACTCTTTGCAACTTTCATTGTAAGAGATGAGTTAAAACTACTTCAAAACTGTTTTGAGCTTATAAAATCAGATAAAGAGTCTGTGATGTTTTCGTTTGGTGGTATTGGTTGCACGCCTGATGATCTTACAAGAGAGATAGCGGCTGATATCTTTACCTCAAAGCCTGTAGTAAGACACAAAGAGTTTGAAAAAGATATCTTAGATAGGTTTGGCGAAAGAGCTTACCCACATAGAGTCCATATGGCAGATTTGCCAGAGAATTCTAAACTACTTTTTAACCCTGTAAATAATATGTCAGGGTTTTCTTTAGAGGATAGATTTTTCTTCACTCCAGGTTTTCCCGAGATGGCACACCCTATGATAAGCGATGTTATCTCAAAATTTTTCTCTAAAAGTGCTCTAAAGTATAGACTAACACTTCTTGCAAAAACGAGCGAAGAGACTCTTATATCTCAAATGAGTCTCATACCAGCACATATAGAGCTATCGTCACTCCCTATATTTATAGATAAAAAACCAAATGTTGAGTTATCTTTGAGTGGTTATGATGAGAATGAGGTTAGAGAGTACTTTACTATGTTTGAAGAGGAGCTAAAAAAACATAATATAGAGTATAGACTACTATAA
- a CDS encoding cation diffusion facilitator family transporter: protein MRLEKKATVVSTTVAAILVLMKTTVGILSGSIAVLASAIDSFLDLIVSMFNYFALNTAEKNPDDKFNYGKSKLEPLAAVVEGTIISFSAIFILYEALVKIAHPREMSFMQSSIWVMAASLIITLGLVLFLNFVAKKTNNMVIKADALHYKTDLLSNGAILLALALIAYTGEQLIDPILGVLIALYMIYSAIPIIKDGILMLLDVALPEEDIQRIQDVLESEELNDYHYLKTRISGSHIFISVHAVFNVSVSLYDAHLVADRVEAKIKALFDDNKIVHTLIHMDPYDDSEINDTEEGY from the coding sequence ATGCGTTTAGAGAAAAAAGCTACTGTGGTTTCAACAACAGTTGCAGCTATTTTAGTTTTAATGAAAACGACAGTTGGAATTTTGAGTGGTTCTATTGCTGTTTTAGCATCCGCTATTGATAGTTTTTTAGACCTCATTGTTTCTATGTTTAATTACTTTGCACTCAATACTGCTGAGAAAAATCCTGATGATAAGTTTAATTATGGAAAAAGCAAGTTAGAACCTCTCGCTGCTGTGGTTGAGGGAACTATTATATCTTTTTCGGCTATTTTTATACTCTATGAAGCCCTTGTAAAGATTGCTCATCCTAGAGAGATGTCATTTATGCAAAGCAGTATCTGGGTTATGGCAGCTTCACTTATCATAACTCTTGGGCTTGTTTTATTTTTAAACTTTGTTGCTAAAAAAACAAATAATATGGTTATAAAAGCTGATGCACTTCATTATAAAACAGATCTTCTCTCAAACGGTGCAATTCTTTTAGCCTTAGCTCTTATTGCATATACTGGTGAGCAGTTGATTGATCCTATTTTAGGAGTTCTTATTGCTCTATATATGATCTACTCTGCTATTCCCATCATTAAAGATGGTATTTTAATGCTCTTAGACGTGGCACTCCCAGAAGAAGATATACAGAGGATTCAAGATGTCTTAGAATCAGAAGAGCTAAACGATTATCACTACTTAAAAACTAGAATCTCTGGCTCACATATCTTTATCTCAGTTCATGCAGTTTTTAATGTAAGTGTTTCTTTATATGATGCTCACCTAGTAGCCGATAGAGTCGAAGCAAAGATAAAAGCTCTTTTTGATGACAATAAGATTGTACACACACTCATACATATGGATCCATATGATGATTCAGAGATAAATGATACAGAAGAAGGATACTAA
- a CDS encoding carbonic anhydrase: MNLEEHAHGNELFKEYFKENKESLLKLVTSGQSPKALFIGCSDSRVIPDLMIQSDPGDLFVIRNVGNFVPPYKPDEDYHATASGIEYAVGVLNVKKIIICGHTHCGAISSLYKEINDPSLIHTKKWLELGKSAKMNAILSLGTNADKKQLYRLTEKLSVMKQLENLLTYPLVKKAFEASELSIHGWLYDIETGEIKYYNAEAYEFLPLKDLNNSNDN; the protein is encoded by the coding sequence ATGAACTTAGAAGAGCATGCCCATGGCAACGAACTTTTCAAGGAATATTTTAAAGAAAACAAAGAGTCACTACTAAAATTAGTTACAAGCGGACAGAGCCCAAAAGCTCTTTTTATTGGCTGTTCTGACTCTAGAGTAATCCCAGACTTGATGATTCAATCAGATCCTGGAGACTTGTTTGTTATCAGAAATGTAGGAAACTTTGTTCCTCCATACAAGCCTGATGAAGATTATCACGCCACCGCCTCTGGCATTGAGTATGCGGTTGGCGTTTTAAATGTTAAAAAGATTATTATCTGTGGGCACACTCATTGTGGAGCCATCAGCAGTCTGTATAAAGAGATAAATGATCCATCTCTGATCCATACGAAAAAATGGCTTGAACTTGGAAAGAGTGCCAAAATGAATGCGATACTAAGCCTTGGCACTAATGCCGACAAAAAACAGCTTTATAGACTTACAGAAAAACTCTCCGTTATGAAACAGTTAGAAAATCTTTTAACATATCCATTAGTAAAAAAAGCTTTTGAAGCATCAGAACTCTCTATTCATGGGTGGCTTTATGATATAGAAACTGGAGAAATAAAATACTACAATGCAGAAGCATATGAGTTTTTACCTCTAAAAGATTTAAACAATAGTAATGATAATTAA
- a CDS encoding PaaI family thioesterase yields the protein MNEENDKDLELDDYREDEQNSVVLNTHENINRDLCGEIMRIEQGYVELRLTTSTEMVADEQGLIHGGFIFGAADFAAMAAVNEKNVVLVGSESHFLSPVKFGDEVNFVARVRHKEGRKRNVYVEAHVLDIKIFHGEFRTVITEKHVLKLKLLDAEES from the coding sequence ATGAATGAAGAAAATGATAAGGATCTAGAACTTGATGACTATAGAGAAGATGAGCAAAACTCAGTTGTATTAAACACGCATGAGAATATAAATCGTGATTTGTGCGGAGAAATCATGAGGATAGAACAAGGCTATGTAGAACTCCGCCTAACTACAAGCACTGAGATGGTTGCAGATGAGCAAGGACTTATTCATGGTGGTTTTATCTTTGGAGCAGCTGATTTTGCGGCGATGGCGGCAGTAAATGAAAAAAATGTTGTCTTAGTTGGGAGTGAGAGCCATTTTCTCTCACCTGTAAAGTTTGGAGATGAAGTAAACTTTGTAGCTAGAGTTAGACATAAAGAGGGAAGAAAAAGAAATGTTTATGTTGAGGCCCATGTTTTAGATATAAAGATATTTCATGGAGAGTTTAGAACAGTAATAACTGAAAAACATGTCTTAAAACTCAAACTTCTCGATGCAGAGGAATCTTAA
- the rny gene encoding ribonuclease Y: MFNEILIGGSVATISGLFGFFISKKITHANFDIFVDKAKAKAGAIENEAQHLLHKSNLRAKEIEFEAKKEFDSAKERAKAHLAQREDDVIKKEQSFKRYKQNEEKRLRDEVRVLEAKKIDLDRNEKSLEALKKRYEEKIDEALHAIENSAGMTQNEAKKVLLESIEEKSRADVAHIVRRYENEAKVEAKKKANYILAQATSRFAGEFASERLTNLVHLEDDELKGRIIGKEGRNIKALEMLLGVDIIIDDTPNAILVSSFNLYRRAIATKTLQLLIEDGRIQPARIEEIFEKVSEEFEDKILSEGEELISDMDVGAMHPELIKLIGKLRYRASYGQNALAHTIEVAHLAGIMTSEMGGDARLAKRAGLLHDIGKSLTHECDGNHVDLGVEVCNRYNEHSVVINAIYAHHGYEDMNSIECAAVCAADALSAARPGARREVLESFLKRVTLIEEIASGFSGVRQAYAINAGREVRVIVNATLVNDDESVLISKEIAKEIEEKVQYPGEIKVNVIRESRAVEYAK, from the coding sequence ATGTTTAATGAGATACTAATAGGTGGCTCCGTTGCCACTATAAGTGGTCTTTTTGGTTTTTTTATCTCTAAGAAAATTACTCATGCAAACTTTGATATTTTTGTTGATAAAGCAAAAGCAAAAGCTGGTGCTATAGAAAATGAAGCGCAGCACCTTCTACATAAGTCAAACTTAAGAGCTAAAGAGATTGAGTTTGAAGCTAAAAAAGAGTTTGATAGTGCAAAAGAGCGAGCAAAAGCTCACTTGGCTCAACGAGAAGATGATGTTATAAAAAAAGAACAGAGTTTTAAGAGATATAAACAAAATGAAGAGAAAAGACTTCGTGATGAGGTAAGAGTTTTAGAGGCCAAAAAGATAGACTTAGATAGAAATGAAAAGTCACTAGAGGCACTAAAGAAGCGGTATGAAGAGAAGATTGATGAAGCACTTCATGCTATAGAAAATAGTGCAGGAATGACTCAAAATGAAGCTAAAAAGGTTTTACTAGAGAGTATAGAAGAGAAGAGTCGTGCCGATGTTGCGCATATAGTTAGACGCTATGAAAATGAAGCAAAAGTTGAGGCTAAGAAAAAAGCAAATTATATTTTAGCTCAAGCTACAAGTAGGTTTGCAGGTGAGTTTGCATCAGAGAGGCTCACTAATCTTGTTCACTTAGAAGATGATGAACTAAAAGGTCGCATCATAGGAAAAGAGGGCAGAAATATAAAAGCGTTGGAGATGCTTCTTGGTGTTGATATTATTATAGATGATACACCAAATGCTATTTTAGTTAGTAGTTTTAACCTATACCGCAGAGCAATAGCAACAAAAACACTACAACTTCTTATAGAAGATGGAAGGATTCAGCCAGCTAGAATAGAAGAGATTTTTGAAAAAGTCTCAGAAGAGTTTGAAGACAAAATACTAAGTGAAGGTGAAGAGCTTATCTCTGATATGGATGTAGGAGCTATGCACCCTGAACTGATTAAACTGATCGGAAAGCTAAGATATAGAGCTAGTTATGGACAAAATGCACTAGCACATACTATAGAAGTGGCACACTTGGCTGGGATTATGACATCAGAGATGGGCGGAGATGCAAGACTTGCAAAAAGAGCAGGCTTGCTTCATGATATTGGAAAATCTTTAACCCATGAGTGTGATGGAAATCATGTTGACTTAGGTGTTGAAGTTTGTAACCGCTACAATGAACATAGTGTGGTTATAAATGCTATTTATGCCCATCATGGATATGAAGATATGAACTCTATAGAGTGTGCGGCAGTTTGTGCAGCAGATGCACTCTCAGCTGCAAGACCAGGAGCTAGACGAGAAGTTTTAGAGAGTTTTCTAAAAAGAGTTACTCTTATAGAGGAGATAGCATCAGGATTTTCTGGAGTTAGACAAGCATATGCAATAAATGCAGGTCGTGAAGTAAGAGTCATTGTAAATGCTACCTTAGTCAATGATGATGAGTCTGTGCTTATCTCAAAAGAGATTGCAAAAGAGATAGAAGAGAAGGTACAATATCCCGGAGAAATAAAGGTAAATGTTATCAGAGAGAGTCGTGCTGTAGAGTATGCTAAGTAG
- the fliL gene encoding flagellar basal body-associated protein FliL, protein MAEEENTQDQVTEKKSSNMLIIVIIVVLVLIIIVGAIVAFMLIGDDNAPLNDKVAPQASEKRAPQTRQTSNNYSDSRKLDDIGILYPLDTFTVNLKSDSGRRYLKVTMSLELEGKELSIELDNKSPVIRDRVIRILTSKSLEEISSKKGKQKISDQIMDTLNAMISDGRIKGIYFTEFVVQ, encoded by the coding sequence ATGGCAGAAGAAGAAAACACTCAAGATCAAGTTACAGAAAAAAAATCTAGTAATATGTTGATAATAGTTATCATTGTTGTCTTGGTACTGATTATTATCGTTGGTGCTATAGTAGCCTTTATGCTTATTGGTGATGATAACGCACCTCTAAACGATAAGGTAGCACCGCAAGCTAGTGAAAAAAGAGCACCACAAACTAGACAAACTTCGAATAATTACAGTGACTCAAGAAAATTAGATGATATAGGTATTTTATACCCACTAGACACATTTACAGTAAACTTAAAGAGCGACTCAGGCCGCAGATACCTCAAAGTTACGATGTCACTAGAGTTAGAAGGCAAAGAGCTAAGCATAGAGTTGGACAACAAATCTCCAGTTATAAGAGATAGAGTCATTAGAATACTAACATCAAAGTCATTAGAAGAGATCTCTTCTAAAAAGGGCAAGCAAAAAATAAGTGACCAAATTATGGATACACTAAATGCAATGATTTCAGATGGTCGCATTAAAGGTATCTACTTTACTGAGTTTGTAGTTCAGTAA
- a CDS encoding 5-formyltetrahydrofolate cyclo-ligase encodes MCLTKSTFRQNCIKKMKNAPRSNRYYRDAIINKRLLKEIKRLKPKSILFYYPLEFEADIRKTLLRVRKVCDVYVPFMQDKSFKVVPFRLPLKRKNFGIYEAGNTLRNINKIDIAIVPAVGVDGNLQRIGFGKGMYDRFFEKLKKKPYTIFVQPDICFTKEFICDEYDIACDLLLTPKIIKRRRTRG; translated from the coding sequence ATGTGTCTTACAAAATCAACTTTTAGACAAAATTGTATCAAAAAGATGAAGAATGCCCCAAGGTCAAATAGATACTATAGGGATGCAATAATAAATAAACGACTATTAAAAGAGATAAAGAGACTAAAACCGAAGTCAATTTTGTTTTACTATCCACTTGAATTTGAAGCAGATATAAGAAAAACACTCTTAAGAGTTCGTAAAGTTTGTGATGTTTATGTGCCATTTATGCAAGATAAAAGTTTTAAAGTAGTACCATTTAGATTACCGCTAAAGAGAAAGAATTTTGGTATTTACGAAGCGGGAAATACACTAAGAAATATAAATAAAATTGATATAGCCATAGTACCTGCGGTTGGGGTTGATGGTAACTTACAAAGAATAGGTTTTGGAAAAGGGATGTATGATCGTTTTTTTGAAAAGTTAAAAAAGAAACCATATACTATCTTTGTGCAACCAGACATTTGTTTTACAAAAGAGTTTATATGTGATGAATATGACATTGCATGTGATTTACTATTAACGCCAAAAATTATAAAAAGACGGAGAACTAGGGGCTAA
- a CDS encoding ArsS family sensor histidine kinase, which translates to MSIIKKISILFLISFTLMSIIGFWIDTINSKRIDDLIKDKYLKISNEIFQNIDNKDRVESLINKYDLKRVDAQDKKNRELLYYEKHTFGFISIKKASFEDEFIIEINFLDENYTLKTPDEENINDKLKLNALIFLDIIVLFLIFLYLLKLLSPLKKITKKIENFSSGNFNSRIDIVSNDEMGTLSKAFNTMAASLEGLIKSREELLRDIGHELRTPIAKGKFLIQKIEDSEQKELLEKIFSDLEVLTSELIELEKLNSTELNISTFSAETLITEALSKLYIEKESNITLLIEEDFKIDADLHYLSIAIKNLLDNALKYATELPITIRASKQKLYVINRGKKLSKEFEYYLEPFTQELSQRDGFGLGLSIVSKIINKHNFSLSYFHKNEENIFCLDFS; encoded by the coding sequence ATGTCAATAATTAAAAAAATATCGATACTCTTTTTAATAAGCTTTACTCTTATGAGCATTATAGGGTTTTGGATTGACACCATAAACTCCAAACGAATAGATGACCTTATAAAAGATAAATATCTAAAAATTTCAAACGAGATATTTCAAAACATTGACAATAAAGACAGAGTCGAGAGTCTGATAAACAAATATGATTTAAAAAGAGTTGATGCTCAAGATAAAAAAAACAGAGAGCTTCTCTACTATGAAAAACACACTTTTGGTTTTATCTCTATAAAAAAGGCCTCTTTTGAAGATGAGTTTATTATAGAGATAAACTTTCTTGATGAAAACTATACGCTCAAGACTCCGGATGAGGAGAATATAAATGACAAACTAAAGCTAAATGCTCTTATTTTTTTAGACATAATTGTTTTGTTCCTAATATTTTTGTATCTACTTAAACTTCTCTCTCCACTTAAAAAAATCACAAAAAAGATTGAGAATTTCTCAAGCGGAAATTTTAACAGCAGGATAGATATAGTCTCAAATGATGAGATGGGAACACTCTCAAAAGCTTTTAATACAATGGCAGCATCTCTAGAGGGGTTAATAAAAAGCAGGGAGGAGCTACTGCGAGATATAGGGCATGAGCTAAGAACTCCAATAGCAAAAGGAAAATTTCTCATCCAAAAGATAGAAGATAGTGAGCAAAAAGAGTTGTTAGAAAAGATATTCTCAGATTTGGAGGTTTTAACAAGTGAGCTAATAGAGTTAGAGAAGCTAAACTCTACAGAGCTAAATATCTCAACTTTTAGTGCTGAGACACTTATAACAGAAGCACTCAGCAAGTTATATATAGAGAAGGAGTCAAACATCACACTCCTAATTGAAGAGGATTTTAAAATAGATGCCGATTTGCACTATCTCTCAATTGCAATTAAAAACTTACTAGATAATGCACTAAAATATGCCACCGAATTGCCAATTACCATAAGAGCTTCAAAGCAGAAATTATATGTTATCAACAGAGGCAAAAAACTCTCAAAAGAGTTTGAGTATTACCTAGAACCGTTTACACAAGAGCTCTCACAAAGAGATGGCTTTGGACTTGGTCTTAGTATTGTCAGCAAAATCATAAATAAGCACAACTTTTCCTTGAGCTATTTTCATAAAAATGAAGAAAACATTTTTTGCTTAGACTTTTCCTAA
- the cmoB gene encoding tRNA 5-methoxyuridine(34)/uridine 5-oxyacetic acid(34) synthase CmoB, whose product MNLDEIRKERQKWMTWKNIKPLRDALGTLPDGSFEITLGEAIKISSNEPCDVYSVAKLLMPWRKGPFDVCDTFIDAEWKSNIKYNLLRKHFDLKNKRVADIGCNNGYYLFRMQEDNPKTLVGFDPSPLYKTQFDFINHFVKSDIVYELLGVEHLPVYEEKFDTIFCLGVLYHRSDPIAMLKSLYRGLDKEGEVILDTFYIKGDEEMALCPKSSYSKIPNIYFVPTIPALKNWCHRAGFSSFEVLETMQTDASEQRKTSWIEGQSLQDFLDPEDNTKTVEGYDAPARVYVRLIK is encoded by the coding sequence ATGAACCTAGATGAGATAAGAAAAGAGAGACAAAAATGGATGACATGGAAAAATATCAAACCACTTCGTGATGCTTTGGGTACTCTGCCTGATGGTAGCTTTGAGATTACATTAGGAGAAGCTATAAAGATAAGTTCAAATGAACCTTGTGATGTATATAGTGTTGCAAAGCTTTTGATGCCTTGGAGAAAAGGGCCTTTTGATGTTTGTGACACATTTATAGATGCTGAGTGGAAGAGTAATATCAAGTATAACCTGCTTAGAAAACATTTTGATTTAAAAAATAAGAGAGTTGCCGATATAGGATGTAACAATGGATATTATCTGTTTCGCATGCAAGAGGACAATCCAAAGACTCTAGTAGGCTTTGATCCATCACCTCTTTATAAGACGCAGTTTGATTTTATAAATCATTTTGTAAAGAGTGATATTGTTTATGAACTCTTGGGAGTTGAGCATCTGCCAGTTTACGAAGAGAAGTTTGATACCATCTTTTGTTTGGGTGTTTTGTACCATAGAAGTGATCCAATAGCAATGCTTAAGTCTCTTTATCGTGGGCTTGATAAGGAGGGTGAGGTTATTCTTGATACCTTTTATATCAAAGGTGATGAAGAGATGGCACTTTGTCCAAAATCATCTTATTCAAAGATACCAAATATCTACTTTGTTCCAACAATACCAGCTTTAAAAAACTGGTGCCACAGAGCTGGGTTTAGTAGCTTTGAGGTTTTGGAGACTATGCAAACAGACGCAAGTGAGCAGAGAAAAACTTCGTGGATAGAAGGGCAGTCATTGCAAGACTTTTTAGATCCAGAGGATAATACTAAAACTGTAGAGGGTTACGACGCACCTGCAAGAGTATATGTACGACTGATAAAATAA
- the radA gene encoding DNA repair protein RadA: MAKKKILFECQHCGLTTPKWMGKCTNCAAWDSFVELNEHQQEVVKKTKTSSNQASKAISINDIIEDEVYRYSSLDIELDGVLGGGIVPGSLTLIGGSPGVGKSTLLLKIASNIASCSKNVLYVTGEESASQIKLRANRLKSNENTLYLLSEIRLEQILLELEHRAYEFLIIDSIQTIYSENITSAPGSVTQVRQITFELMRVAKEKDIAIFIIGHITKEGSIAGPRVLEHMVDTVLYFEGDSSQELRILRGFKNRFGPTSEIGVFEMRGDGLVSATDVASRFFNRNSQQAGSALTVVMEGSRPIILEVQALVSESHTPNSKRQATGFDTNRLNMLLALLERKLEIPLSGYDVFINITGGIKISETSADLAVLAAIISSFKNRAISKETVFIGEVSLVGDVRDVYGLDVRLKEAKMQNITKALVAKKPLEKSSLKVFIVDEVTKLIEWY, from the coding sequence ATGGCTAAAAAAAAGATTCTCTTTGAGTGTCAACATTGTGGACTAACAACTCCAAAGTGGATGGGAAAATGCACTAACTGTGCTGCGTGGGACTCTTTTGTTGAACTTAATGAGCATCAACAAGAGGTTGTAAAGAAAACAAAAACTAGCTCAAATCAAGCTTCAAAAGCTATAAGTATAAACGACATCATAGAAGATGAAGTCTATAGATATAGCTCTTTAGATATTGAGCTTGATGGTGTTTTAGGTGGCGGAATAGTTCCAGGCTCACTTACTCTCATCGGAGGAAGTCCGGGAGTTGGTAAGTCTACCCTACTTCTAAAGATAGCCTCAAATATTGCGTCTTGTTCTAAAAATGTTCTCTATGTAACAGGAGAAGAGTCAGCCTCGCAAATAAAACTGCGTGCAAATCGTTTAAAATCAAATGAAAACACCCTTTATCTTCTTAGTGAGATTAGATTAGAGCAGATTTTGCTTGAACTCGAACATAGAGCTTATGAGTTTCTTATCATCGACTCCATCCAAACCATCTACTCTGAAAATATCACTTCGGCACCCGGTTCAGTAACACAAGTAAGGCAAATTACTTTTGAACTTATGAGAGTAGCAAAAGAGAAGGATATTGCGATTTTCATCATTGGCCACATCACAAAGGAGGGCTCAATTGCAGGTCCTAGGGTATTAGAGCATATGGTCGATACTGTGCTTTATTTTGAAGGTGATTCATCTCAAGAGCTACGCATCCTAAGAGGTTTTAAAAACCGCTTTGGACCAACAAGTGAGATAGGTGTTTTTGAGATGAGAGGTGATGGCTTAGTATCAGCTACTGATGTGGCATCTAGGTTTTTTAACCGAAATTCCCAGCAAGCGGGCTCAGCTTTGACTGTAGTTATGGAAGGCTCACGCCCTATCATACTTGAAGTCCAAGCCCTTGTCTCTGAATCACATACTCCAAACTCAAAAAGACAAGCCACAGGATTTGATACTAACAGATTAAATATGCTCTTAGCACTTCTAGAGAGAAAGCTAGAGATCCCACTCTCTGGTTATGATGTTTTTATAAATATAACTGGAGGTATAAAGATAAGTGAGACTAGTGCAGATTTAGCAGTCTTAGCTGCCATCATCAGTAGTTTCAAAAATCGTGCGATATCAAAAGAGACTGTGTTTATTGGAGAGGTCTCACTAGTGGGAGATGTAAGGGATGTTTATGGTCTTGATGTAAGATTAAAAGAGGCTAAAATGCAAAATATCACAAAAGCATTAGTAGCAAAAAAACCTCTTGAGAAGAGTAGCCTCAAAGTTTTTATAGTAGATGAAGTAACAAAACTTATAGAATGGTATTGA
- a CDS encoding TlpA family protein disulfide reductase, whose amino-acid sequence MFKKTITSLLLTSALFFVACSDDKTKSDEIAKDANSLISKNEFVLTALDNKQYVVKKEGSDFILKGAEGKVVLFDIFATWCPPCRGAATHLTSLQEKYKDDLIVIGISIEEAIENSKLLDFRNEYNANYTLVNSDQNRRLADTIVNELKLGDRYPIPVMALYKDGKYINHFIGSIEEELIESDIKLAINK is encoded by the coding sequence ATGTTTAAAAAAACTATCACCTCACTTCTTTTAACATCAGCACTCTTTTTCGTTGCATGTAGCGATGATAAAACTAAAAGCGATGAAATAGCTAAAGATGCAAACAGTCTAATTTCAAAAAATGAGTTTGTTTTAACTGCACTTGACAACAAACAGTATGTTGTAAAAAAGGAGGGTTCTGACTTTATTCTAAAGGGTGCAGAGGGCAAAGTTGTTCTTTTTGATATTTTTGCTACTTGGTGTCCACCATGTCGTGGAGCTGCGACTCATCTAACCTCACTTCAAGAAAAGTATAAAGATGACCTTATTGTTATTGGCATCTCTATAGAAGAGGCAATAGAAAACTCTAAGCTACTAGACTTTAGAAATGAATACAACGCAAACTATACTCTTGTAAACTCTGATCAAAATCGCCGCTTAGCTGACACTATAGTAAATGAACTAAAGCTTGGAGATAGATACCCAATCCCTGTGATGGCACTATATAAAGATGGTAAATATATAAATCATTTCATAGGCTCAATAGAAGAAGAACTTATAGAGAGCGATATCAAACTTGCTATAAATAAGTAA